The following proteins come from a genomic window of Heyndrickxia acidicola:
- the sufD gene encoding Fe-S cluster assembly protein SufD: protein MTVETTLSVNQDYVRSFSAEKGEPQWFTELRLNALQKAEDLPMPRPDKTRITNWNFTQFEQHALDSETYDSLDQLPEQVKLVIEAEETNKNLYIQHNQTPAFLSLSEELKAQGVIFTDIFTAVKDHAELVQKYFMTDAVKVDEHKLTALHAALVNGGTFLYIPKNVEVKEPIQTIYVQDHADAPLFNHVLVVADDNSAVTYVENYISVNSEAKGILNNITELVANDNAKISYGCVDHLAEGITTYVNRRGAAKRNASIEWALGMMNDGNTISDNTTYLFGDGSNANSKTVVVGRGKQTQNFTTNITHFGKNTEGFILKHGVMTEAASSIFNGIGKIEHGATKSNAEQESRVLMLSEKARGDANPMLLIDEDDVMAGHAASVGRVDPNQLYYLMSRGISRKDAERLVIHGFLAPVVNQLPIEAVKKQLTEVIERKVK, encoded by the coding sequence ATGACTGTCGAAACAACACTATCAGTAAATCAGGATTACGTACGCTCTTTTTCTGCAGAGAAAGGCGAGCCGCAATGGTTTACGGAGCTTCGTCTGAATGCTTTACAAAAAGCAGAAGACCTTCCTATGCCGAGGCCTGATAAAACAAGAATTACAAACTGGAATTTCACACAATTTGAACAGCATGCATTGGACAGTGAAACATATGATTCATTAGATCAGCTTCCTGAGCAAGTGAAATTGGTCATTGAAGCAGAAGAAACGAATAAAAATTTGTATATCCAGCACAACCAAACTCCGGCATTTTTATCTTTATCTGAAGAACTAAAAGCCCAGGGGGTCATTTTTACGGATATTTTCACAGCTGTGAAAGACCATGCTGAGCTAGTTCAGAAATATTTTATGACGGATGCTGTAAAAGTGGATGAACACAAACTGACAGCCCTTCATGCGGCGTTAGTAAACGGCGGAACTTTTCTTTACATCCCTAAAAATGTGGAAGTGAAGGAACCAATCCAAACTATATATGTTCAGGATCATGCAGATGCTCCACTTTTCAACCATGTTTTGGTTGTTGCAGACGATAACAGCGCTGTTACGTATGTTGAAAACTATATTTCTGTAAACAGCGAAGCAAAAGGTATTTTGAATAACATTACAGAGCTTGTGGCAAACGACAATGCAAAAATCTCCTATGGCTGCGTGGATCACCTTGCAGAAGGCATCACTACGTATGTAAACCGCCGCGGAGCAGCAAAACGCAATGCTTCCATTGAATGGGCTCTTGGCATGATGAACGATGGCAATACCATTTCTGACAATACAACCTACCTTTTTGGAGACGGATCCAACGCAAATTCAAAAACAGTAGTGGTTGGACGCGGAAAACAAACCCAAAACTTCACAACAAATATTACCCATTTTGGGAAAAATACAGAAGGCTTTATCCTGAAGCATGGTGTTATGACGGAAGCGGCATCCTCGATCTTTAATGGAATCGGCAAGATTGAGCATGGCGCTACAAAGTCTAATGCAGAACAGGAATCACGTGTGTTAATGCTTAGTGAAAAAGCACGCGGTGATGCCAATCCAATGCTATTAATTGATGAAGACGATGTTATGGCGGGACATGCTGCATCTGTTGGACGAGTTGACCCTAATCAATTGTATTATCTAATGAGCCGCGGTATTTCCAGAAAAGATGCAGAACGCTTAGTCATCCATGGATTCCTGGCTCCTGTCGTAAACCAATTGCCGATTGAAGCTGTGAAAAAACAGCTGACTGAAGTAATTGAAAGGAAAGTTAAGTAA
- a CDS encoding cysteine desulfurase — MDIKGIRELFPILNQEVNGHPLVYLDSAATSQKPVQVIEAVEQYYRKYNSNVHRGVHTLGTLATDQYEGAREKVRRFINASSMEEIIFTRGTTTSMNTIAQSFGRENVGEGDEIVITYMEHHSNLIPWQQLAKQKGAVLKYVPLQEDGTISLDDVRKTITPQTKLVAMAYVSNVLGTINPIKEVAKITHENGGYLVVDAAQGAPHVRVDVQDLDCDFLAFSGHKMCGPTGIGVMYGKKHLLEKMEPVEFGGEMIDFVDLYDSTWKELPWKFEGGTPIIAGAIGLGAAIDFLEEIGMDQITAYEHHLAAYALEKMSEIEGLSIYGPRKSEDRAGLVTFNIQDVHPHDVATVLDAEGIAVRAGHHCAQPLMKWLNVSATARASFYLYNTEEDIDKLVQGLAKTKEYFSDVF, encoded by the coding sequence ATGGATATCAAAGGGATACGCGAGCTGTTTCCAATACTCAACCAAGAAGTCAATGGCCATCCACTGGTATATTTGGATAGTGCGGCTACCTCTCAAAAACCTGTACAGGTCATAGAGGCAGTGGAACAATACTATCGCAAATATAATTCCAATGTTCATCGCGGTGTGCATACTTTGGGAACACTGGCAACGGACCAGTACGAAGGAGCACGCGAAAAAGTACGGCGTTTTATCAATGCTTCCTCTATGGAAGAAATTATCTTTACACGCGGTACCACCACCTCAATGAATACCATTGCTCAAAGCTTTGGACGAGAAAATGTCGGTGAAGGTGATGAAATTGTTATCACTTATATGGAACACCACAGCAACCTAATTCCATGGCAGCAATTAGCAAAGCAGAAGGGTGCTGTGTTAAAATATGTACCCCTGCAGGAAGACGGAACCATTTCGTTGGATGATGTGAGAAAAACCATCACACCGCAAACGAAGCTTGTGGCTATGGCCTATGTTTCCAATGTTCTTGGCACCATCAACCCGATTAAAGAAGTGGCAAAAATCACACACGAAAACGGTGGCTATCTTGTTGTCGATGCTGCACAGGGCGCTCCTCATGTCCGCGTAGACGTCCAGGATCTGGATTGCGATTTCCTTGCATTCTCAGGACATAAAATGTGTGGCCCCACCGGTATCGGGGTAATGTATGGAAAGAAACATCTTTTAGAAAAAATGGAGCCGGTGGAATTCGGCGGTGAAATGATTGACTTTGTGGATCTTTATGACTCCACATGGAAAGAGCTGCCTTGGAAATTCGAAGGCGGTACTCCTATCATTGCAGGAGCAATCGGCCTTGGGGCTGCGATTGATTTCCTTGAAGAAATCGGCATGGATCAAATCACTGCGTATGAGCATCATTTAGCTGCATATGCTTTAGAGAAAATGTCCGAAATAGAAGGACTGTCTATCTACGGTCCAAGAAAGTCTGAAGATAGAGCTGGACTTGTTACCTTCAACATTCAGGATGTGCATCCACACGATGTAGCAACTGTTCTGGATGCAGAGGGAATAGCGGTCAGAGCCGGACATCATTGTGCACAGCCGTTAATGAAGTGGCTGAATGTGTCTGCAACTGCTAGGGCAAGCTTTTACCTCTATAACACAGAAGAAGATATTGACAAGCTCGTCCAAGGGCTTGCCAAAACAAAGGAGTATTTCAGCGATGTCTTCTAA